One Ricinus communis isolate WT05 ecotype wild-type chromosome 2, ASM1957865v1, whole genome shotgun sequence DNA segment encodes these proteins:
- the LOC8282474 gene encoding dynamin-2A — protein sequence MEAIEELGQLSESMKQAAALLADEDVDENSSSSSRRTSTFLNVVALGNVGAGKSAVLNSLIGHPVLPTGENGATRAPISIDLQKDGSLSSKSIMLQIDNKSQQVSASALRHSLQERLSKGSSGKSRDEIYLRLRTSTAPPLKLIDLPGLDQRIMDESMVSEYAEHNDAILLVIIPAAQAPEISSSRALRLAKEYDGEGTRTIGVISKIDQAVSDQKALAAVQALLLNQGPPKTADIPWIALIGQSVAIASAQSGSENSLETAWRAESESLKSILTGAPQSKLGRIALVDALAQQIRKRVKVRLPNLLSGLQGKSQIVQDELVRLGEQMVESPEGTRAIALELCREFEDKFLQHITTGEGAGWKIVASFEGNFPNRIKQLPLDRHFDINNVKRIVLEADGYQPYLISPEKGLRSLIKGVLELAKEPSRLCVDEVHRVLVEIVSATANGTPGLGRYPPFKREVVAIATAALEGFKNEAKKMVVALVDMERAFVPPQHFIRLVQRRMERQRREDELKNRSSKKGHDAEQALLNRATSPQTGGQQTGGSLKSMKEKPNQAEKEGQEASGLKIAGAEGEITAGFLSKKSAKKDGWSKRWFVFNEKTGKLGYTKKQEERLFRGVITLEECNIEEVPGEEEEDKKASKSSKDKKANGPDSKAPNLVFKITSKVPYKTVLKAHSAVVLKAETVADKVEWINKLSKIAQPSRGQMRNASPESGLNMRQSLSDGSLDTMARRPVDPEEELRWMSQEVRGYVEAVLNSLAANVPKAVVLCQVEKAKEDMLNQLYSRVSAQSTARIEELLQEDQNVKRRRERYQKQSSLLSKLTRQLSIHDNRAAAASSWSNGNGAESSPRTNGPPSGDDWRTAFDAAANGSVDYGSSRSMSNGHINGDISSGSNSSSRRTPNRLPPAPPQSGSSGYRF from the exons ATGGAGGCGATCGAGGAGTTGGGGCAGCTGTCGGAGTCGATGAAACAAGCGGCGGCGTTACTTGCCGATGAGGATGTTGACGAAAACTCCAGTTCTAGTTCTAGACGGACTTCTACTTTTCTTAACGTTGTTGCGCTTGGCAATGTT GGTGCTGGTAAATCGGCAGTTTTAAACAGCTTGATTGGACATCCTGTTCTG CCAACTGGTGAAAATGGTGCTACTCGGGCTCCTATAAGTATTGATTTACAGAAGGATGGTTCCTTGAGCAGCAAATCTATTATGTTGCAAATTGACAATAAATCTCAGCAAGTTTCTGCAA GTGCTTTACGGCATTCTTTACAGGAAAGGCTGAGTAAGGGATCATCAGGGAAGAGTCGGGATGAAATATATTTGAGACTACGGACAAGTACAG CACCTCCTCTGAAATTGATCGACTTACCTGGCCTGGATCAGCGGATCATGGATGAATCTATG GTTAGTGAATATGCTGAGCATAATGATGCTATTTTACTAGTTATCATCCCCGCTGCCCAAGCGCCTGAAATTTCTTCCTCTCGGGCCCTTAGACTTGCCAAGGAATATGATGGAGAAG GTACCAGAACTATTGGTGTAATTAGTAAAATAGATCAAGCTGTGTCAGACCAGAAAGCTCTAGCAGCTGTTCAGGCTCTGCTGTTAAATCAGGGGCCACCAAAAACTGCTGATATCCCATGGATTGCTTTGATTGGTCAGTCGGTTGCAATAGCTTCTGCACAATCTGGATCTGAGAACTCACTGGAAACTGCATGGAGGGCAGAGAGTGAGAGTCTAAAGTCGATATTAACTGGAGCTCCTCAAAGCAAGCTAGGCAGAATAGCTTTGGTGGATGCTCTGGCACAGCAGATACGCAAGCGTGTGAAAGTCCGGCTTCCaaaccttctttctgg GTTGCAAGGAAAGTCTCAAATAGTTCAGGATGAATTAGTAAGACTTGGGGAGCAGATGGTTGAAAGTCCTGAGGGAACAAGAGCTATTGCATTGGAGCTTTGCCGTGAGTTTGAAGATAAATTTCTCCAACACATTACCACTGGCGAG GGTGCAGGTTGGAAAATTGTTGCCAGTTTTGAGGGAAATTTTCCTAATAGGATTAAGCAGCTTCCTTTGGACAGgcattttgatattaataatgTCAAGAGG attgtaTTAGAAGCAGATGGTTATCAGCCATATCTCATTTCACCAGAAAAGGGTTTGAGATCGTTAATTAAGGGTGTTCTCGAGCTTGCGAAAGAGCCATCACGACTTTGTGTTGATGAG GTACACCGTGTCCTGGTAGAAATAGTTTCTGCTACTGCAAATGGTACACCAGGACTAGGGAGATACCCTCCTTTCAAGAGAGAG GTCGTAGCTATTGCAACTGCTGCACTGGAAGGGTTTAAGAATGAAGCAAAGAAGATGGTTGTTGCGCTAGTGGATATGGAGCGGGCATTTGTGCCTCCCCAACACTTCATTCGTTTGGTGCAAAGGAG GATGGAAAGACAACGTCGAGAGGATGAGCTTAAAAACCGATCTTCTAAAAAAGGACATGATGCGGAGCAAGCATTATTGAATAGG GCGACTAGTCCTCAAACGGGAGGTCAGCAAACAGGGGGAAGTTTGAAATCTATGAAAGAGAAACCTAATCAGGCAGAAAAAGAAGGACAGGAGGCTTCTGGTTTGAAGATTGCGGGTGCTGAGGGAGAAATAACAGCAG GTTTTTTGTCAAAGAAAAGTGCAAAAAAGGATGGATGGAGCAAGCGGTGGTTTGTTTTTAACGAGAAGACTGGGAAG CTTGGTTACACAAAAAAGCAGGAGGAGAGACTTTTTCGCGGTGTCATCACCTTGGAG GAATGCAACATTGAAGAGGTTCCAGGTGAGGAAGAAGAGGATAAGAAAGCCTCAAAGAGCTCAAAGGATAAAAAGGCCAACGGACCAGATTCTAAAGCTCCCAATCTTGTGTTCAAGATAACTAGCAAAGTCCCATATAAAACTGTTCTGAAAG CCCACAGTGCTGTTGTTCTGAAGGCTGAGACTGTAGCTGATAAGGTTGAATGGATAAACAAGTTATCAAAAATTGCACAACCTTCAAGAGGACAAATGAGGAATGCGTCCCCTGAAAGTGGTCTTAACATGCGGCAAAGTCTTTCTGATGGTTCTCTA GATACTATGGCTCGAAGGCCTGTAGACCCTGAAGAAGAGCTCCGATGGATGTCTCAAGAAGTGCGTGGTTATGTTGAAGCTGTCTTGAATAGCTTGGCTGCTAATGTTCCCAAG GCAGTAGTTCTTTGCCAAGTTGAGAAGGCCAAGGAAGATATGTTAAATCAGTTATATAGCCGTGTCAG TGCTCAAAGCACGGCTAGGATTGAAGAACTGCTTCAGGAGGATCAGAATGTAAAGCGCAGAAGAGAACGCTACCAGAAACAGTCCTCTCTCCTTTCCAAGTTAACACGCCAACTCAGCATTCATGATAACCGGGCGGCTGCTGCTTCCAGTTGGTCTAACGGTAATGGAGCAG AAAGCAGCCCCAGGACAAATGGTCCACCATCAGGTGATGACTGGAGAACTGCATTTGATGCAGCGGCCAATGGCTCCGTGGACTATGGTTCATCTAGATCTATGTCAAATGGTCACATTAACGGTGATATAAGTTCTGGTTCAAACTCGAGTAGCCGGCGTACTCCTAATCGGTTGCCACCTGCACCACCGCAGTCTGGGTCTTCAGGTTACAGGTTTTAA